The following proteins come from a genomic window of Companilactobacillus pabuli:
- a CDS encoding RNA-binding S4 domain-containing protein, which yields MRLDKFLKVSRIIKRRTVAKEFADNGRATINDRVAKSSTDVGVGDVLELHFGERTMKIRILNTKDTTKKNESADMYEEV from the coding sequence ATGAGACTAGATAAGTTTTTAAAAGTAAGCCGTATTATTAAGAGAAGAACTGTTGCTAAGGAGTTTGCCGATAACGGTCGTGCTACTATCAACGATCGTGTAGCCAAATCGTCTACTGATGTTGGTGTCGGGGATGTATTAGAATTACACTTTGGAGAAAGAACTATGAAAATTAGAATTCTCAATACCAAAGATACAACTAAGAAAAATGAATCAGCTGATATGTACGAAGAAGTCTAA